A stretch of Stenotrophomonas indicatrix DNA encodes these proteins:
- a CDS encoding monovalent cation:proton antiporter-2 (CPA2) family protein: MHSGGLELALVLLLAAVIAVPVFKKFGFGAVLGYLAAGVVLGPDGLGFVQDADRILGAAEIGVVMLLFVIGLELSPARLKVMRRSVFGAGAAQVALSGLVLGGLLLLDHFQWKSALVVGVALALSSTAVGLQLLSEHKAINSDHGRLGFAILLFQDLIAIPLLAAIPLLGGVKNETLRWEDAAVALGALAVVILCGRPVLRRVFGIIARTRSPEVFTATALLVVLGTAWFMQEAGLSPSLGAFLAGVLLSDSEFRHELESQIEPFKGLLLGLFFIAVGMGIDLDRIAAEPWMIAAGVAILLVVKFSLLYAIGRIARLSSRQSLLLGSVLWLGGEFAFVVFNEAQRAHLLGNANHDRLVAIVGLSMAITPLLMIALMRLLGEEKVAPRQAAEADKVAPDNRPKVLIAGMGRFGQVIARLLTAQKVPFVALEANPDTVADLRRFGNQLYYGDPTRPEMLRAAGGEHIDVFVITVDDPETNLRAVRMVRRLYPDATVLARARNRQHAWRLMDMSAEPFREVFGTSLEMSGRVLTALGVAPNVAERHVQQFREHDEKLLRDQYLVYDDEAAVIQTSRDARNDLMHLFEADAESDDK; this comes from the coding sequence CGTGGTGCTGGGGCCGGACGGTCTGGGCTTCGTACAGGACGCCGACCGCATCCTCGGCGCGGCCGAGATCGGCGTGGTCATGCTGCTGTTCGTGATCGGGCTGGAGCTGTCCCCGGCCCGGCTGAAGGTGATGCGGCGCTCGGTGTTCGGTGCGGGCGCGGCGCAGGTGGCGCTGTCCGGGCTGGTGCTGGGCGGCCTGCTGCTGCTCGATCACTTCCAGTGGAAGAGCGCGCTGGTGGTGGGCGTGGCGCTGGCGCTGTCGTCGACTGCGGTCGGCCTGCAGCTGCTGTCCGAACACAAGGCGATCAACAGCGACCATGGCCGGCTGGGGTTTGCCATCCTGCTGTTCCAGGACCTGATCGCCATTCCGCTGCTGGCCGCGATTCCGCTGCTGGGCGGGGTCAAGAACGAGACGCTGCGCTGGGAAGATGCGGCCGTCGCGCTGGGCGCGCTGGCGGTGGTGATCCTGTGCGGGCGGCCGGTGCTGCGCCGGGTGTTCGGCATCATCGCCCGCACCCGCAGCCCGGAGGTGTTCACCGCCACCGCACTGCTGGTGGTGCTGGGCACCGCCTGGTTCATGCAGGAAGCCGGCCTGAGCCCCAGCCTGGGGGCATTCCTGGCCGGCGTGCTGCTGTCCGATTCGGAATTCCGGCATGAGCTGGAATCGCAGATCGAGCCGTTCAAGGGTCTGCTGCTGGGCCTGTTCTTCATTGCCGTGGGCATGGGCATCGACCTGGACCGCATCGCCGCCGAACCGTGGATGATCGCTGCGGGCGTGGCGATCCTGCTGGTGGTGAAGTTCAGCCTGCTGTACGCCATCGGCCGCATCGCCAGACTCAGCTCGCGGCAGTCGTTGCTGCTGGGCAGCGTGTTGTGGCTGGGCGGCGAATTCGCCTTCGTGGTGTTCAACGAAGCCCAGCGTGCGCATCTGCTGGGCAATGCCAACCATGACCGGCTGGTGGCGATCGTCGGCCTGTCGATGGCGATCACCCCGTTGCTGATGATCGCCCTGATGCGCCTGCTCGGCGAGGAGAAGGTCGCGCCCCGCCAGGCGGCGGAGGCCGACAAGGTGGCGCCGGACAATCGCCCGAAGGTGCTGATTGCCGGCATGGGCCGCTTCGGCCAGGTGATCGCGCGCCTGCTCACCGCGCAGAAGGTGCCGTTCGTGGCACTGGAGGCGAACCCGGACACGGTGGCCGACCTGCGCCGCTTCGGCAACCAGCTGTACTACGGCGATCCGACCCGGCCGGAGATGCTGCGCGCCGCCGGTGGCGAGCACATCGACGTCTTCGTGATCACCGTGGACGACCCGGAAACCAACCTGCGGGCGGTGCGCATGGTGCGCCGCCTGTACCCGGACGCGACGGTGCTGGCGCGTGCGCGCAACCGCCAGCATGCCTGGCGGTTGATGGACATGTCGGCCGAACCGTTCCGCGAAGTATTCGGTACCAGCCTGGAAATGAGCGGGCGCGTGCTGACCGCGCTGGGCGTGGCACCGAACGTGGCCGAGCGCCATGTGCAGCAGTTCCGCGAGCACGACGAGAAGCTGCTGCGCGACCAGTACCTGGTCTACGACGACGAGGCCGCCGTGATCCAGACCTCGCGCGATGCCCGCAACGACCTGATGCACCTGTTCGAAGCGGACGCGGAAAGCGACGACAAGTAG
- a CDS encoding ankyrin repeat domain-containing protein, with product MTELSRSRALSLAFTLGALLALGSALGGLPGAVLAALAQPAFALGISWWRRSRALLPPKVIVRQDLPALLALWIAAPLLLALLLAWPLAALRDSGSLAAVLGLSVLVSAGLLAAWRTWPLWNDVERLDGGLAQHWQALAGRDLSAWRGLGVAALVMALAALVVLPTWPGLLPESARWPSALAVLLLSPLLHLLLQRIAPAPLVSLRGPVGAELPVDRETLFSTAVDTTPLEALAPQELTPALYEAARHGRIDRALQLLQAGADPYSLPDPNWRDQRSLAVLAAVLPDLRLLRELIGRGVDVNAPHRGMTPLLAATRDSWHGRPEAVMTLLANGADSRATDSEGNTPLHHAARSSDPGVAALLRDAAAEVDALNRDGWSPLAVACQVGNWRLARFLLERGARSEPADGTPVLLAAAATEDDDPAGVQLLLKHKARADARDRQRRSALHEAALAGHVDIIGVLLAAGANLEARDALGRTPWLEAARAGRAAVVEHLLPHKPDLVAVDTDGRNAVLLATMAEDVSPLLIKRLLELGIAADGSDPAGRRAVDYAAEAGRWAIVALLDPSYPLPAAVSDGLAERGETASASGLLPDRPPLTLLREALGFGNTDGMAALAKLCQPEELGGLLLDPELALEPRAVDWLLAHGADPYVRDACADTPMFALLSRGIDAVPALQVMLQHGLSPAGRGGLARFLAACAQHDQAARGLEQLALELLERGADPFAASPAGDPPLSLAVRLGWLRLQQALLTTGVDREARDSHGMTALHLATALARESALKLLVQHGASPEARAADGQTPLGVALSIGRRDLADWLDWRVWPLPRRTLREGDLPAAAMAGDVDAVRRLNDLGFAVDAVDAQGCTALLRAAGGGHLAVVDLLLARGADPQHAAASGATPLSAAVSMRQVEIVSALLDAGAQLEHRLPGGVTVLMLASALGLPDIVARLLTAGADVHAGDAQQLAPLHCAALYGFSARDRSRLLALLDTLLLAGAEPDQAAAGAVTPLLLLLGARAEPGTACDEQVVMAAVERLLDEDVSLDVRDPRGFGPLHLAALHGLPLLVQRLLRAGADPEARDGLNRSPREIAVMRGFIDVAAEFEPRVPGVSSMARFLRDNG from the coding sequence ATGACTGAGCTTTCCCGATCCCGCGCCCTGTCGCTGGCCTTCACCCTGGGTGCCTTGCTGGCACTGGGTTCGGCGCTGGGCGGCCTGCCCGGTGCGGTGCTGGCGGCACTGGCACAACCGGCGTTCGCACTGGGAATCTCGTGGTGGCGGCGCAGCCGTGCGCTGCTGCCGCCGAAGGTGATCGTCCGCCAGGACCTGCCGGCGCTGCTGGCACTGTGGATCGCCGCGCCGTTGCTGCTGGCCCTGTTGCTGGCCTGGCCGCTGGCCGCGCTGCGCGACAGCGGCAGCCTGGCTGCGGTGCTGGGTCTGAGCGTGCTGGTCAGCGCTGGCCTGCTGGCGGCTTGGCGCACCTGGCCGCTGTGGAATGATGTCGAGCGTCTCGACGGTGGCCTGGCCCAGCATTGGCAGGCGCTGGCCGGCCGCGACCTCAGCGCCTGGCGTGGCCTTGGCGTGGCCGCACTGGTGATGGCCCTGGCCGCTCTGGTGGTACTGCCGACCTGGCCGGGCCTGCTGCCGGAAAGCGCACGTTGGCCGTCGGCACTGGCGGTGCTGCTGCTGTCGCCGCTGCTGCACCTGCTGCTGCAGCGCATCGCACCGGCGCCGCTGGTCTCGCTGCGCGGCCCGGTTGGCGCTGAACTGCCGGTCGATCGCGAAACGCTGTTCAGCACTGCGGTGGACACCACGCCGCTGGAAGCATTGGCGCCGCAGGAGCTGACCCCGGCCCTGTACGAAGCCGCACGCCACGGCCGCATCGACCGCGCGCTGCAGTTGCTGCAGGCCGGCGCCGATCCGTATTCATTGCCTGACCCGAACTGGCGCGACCAGCGCAGCCTGGCTGTACTGGCCGCAGTATTGCCGGACCTGCGCCTGCTGCGCGAGCTGATCGGCCGCGGCGTCGATGTGAACGCGCCGCACCGTGGCATGACCCCGCTGCTGGCCGCGACCCGCGACAGCTGGCATGGGCGTCCGGAAGCGGTGATGACCCTGCTGGCCAACGGTGCCGATTCGCGCGCCACCGACAGCGAGGGCAACACGCCCCTGCACCACGCCGCGCGCAGTTCCGACCCGGGCGTGGCCGCACTGCTGCGTGATGCGGCGGCTGAAGTGGACGCACTGAACCGTGATGGCTGGTCGCCGCTGGCGGTGGCCTGCCAGGTCGGCAACTGGCGCCTGGCGCGCTTCCTGCTGGAGCGTGGCGCGCGCAGCGAACCGGCTGACGGCACCCCGGTGCTGCTGGCCGCGGCCGCCACCGAGGACGACGATCCGGCCGGCGTGCAGCTGCTGCTCAAGCACAAGGCACGTGCCGACGCGCGCGACCGCCAGCGCCGCAGCGCGCTGCATGAAGCCGCACTGGCCGGCCACGTGGACATCATCGGCGTGCTGCTGGCCGCCGGTGCCAACCTGGAAGCGCGCGATGCGCTGGGCCGCACCCCGTGGCTGGAAGCCGCACGCGCCGGCCGCGCTGCCGTGGTCGAGCACCTGCTGCCGCACAAACCAGACCTGGTTGCGGTCGACACCGATGGCCGCAACGCGGTGCTGCTGGCCACGATGGCCGAGGACGTTTCGCCGTTGTTGATCAAGCGCCTGCTGGAACTGGGCATCGCCGCCGACGGCAGCGATCCGGCCGGCCGGCGCGCGGTGGACTATGCCGCCGAAGCCGGTCGCTGGGCGATCGTGGCCCTGCTGGACCCGTCCTACCCGCTGCCCGCCGCGGTCAGCGATGGCCTGGCCGAGCGCGGTGAGACGGCCAGCGCCAGCGGCCTGTTGCCCGACCGCCCGCCGTTGACCCTGCTGCGCGAGGCGCTGGGGTTCGGCAATACCGATGGCATGGCCGCACTGGCCAAGCTGTGCCAGCCCGAAGAACTGGGTGGCCTGCTGCTCGATCCGGAGCTGGCGCTGGAGCCGCGTGCGGTCGACTGGCTGCTCGCCCATGGTGCCGATCCGTACGTGCGCGATGCCTGCGCAGATACGCCGATGTTCGCACTGCTTTCGCGTGGCATCGATGCCGTGCCAGCCCTGCAGGTGATGCTGCAGCACGGCCTGTCGCCGGCCGGGCGCGGTGGCCTGGCGCGTTTCCTGGCCGCCTGTGCGCAGCACGACCAGGCGGCGCGTGGGCTTGAGCAGCTGGCGTTGGAACTGCTGGAGCGGGGCGCCGATCCGTTTGCCGCCTCGCCGGCCGGTGATCCGCCGTTGTCGCTGGCGGTGCGCCTGGGCTGGCTGCGCCTGCAGCAGGCCCTGCTCACCACCGGCGTGGACCGCGAAGCACGCGACAGCCATGGCATGACCGCGCTGCATCTGGCCACCGCACTGGCGCGCGAAAGCGCCTTGAAATTGCTGGTGCAGCACGGCGCCTCGCCGGAAGCGCGTGCTGCCGATGGGCAGACACCGCTGGGCGTGGCGTTGTCGATCGGTCGTCGTGATCTGGCTGATTGGCTGGACTGGCGCGTCTGGCCGCTGCCGCGCCGGACCCTGCGCGAAGGCGATCTGCCGGCCGCCGCGATGGCCGGTGATGTCGACGCCGTGCGTCGTTTGAATGATCTGGGCTTTGCCGTCGACGCCGTCGATGCGCAGGGCTGCACCGCACTGCTGCGTGCTGCCGGCGGTGGCCACCTGGCCGTGGTCGACCTGCTGCTGGCGCGCGGCGCTGATCCGCAGCATGCCGCCGCCAGTGGTGCCACGCCGTTGTCGGCGGCGGTCAGCATGCGCCAGGTCGAGATCGTCTCGGCCCTGCTCGACGCCGGTGCGCAGCTCGAACACCGCCTGCCAGGCGGGGTCACCGTGCTGATGCTGGCCTCGGCGCTGGGGCTGCCGGACATCGTGGCGCGCCTGCTCACCGCCGGTGCCGATGTGCACGCCGGCGATGCCCAGCAGCTGGCGCCGCTGCACTGCGCAGCCCTGTATGGCTTCAGTGCGCGCGACCGTTCGCGCCTGCTGGCGCTGCTCGATACCCTGCTGCTGGCTGGTGCAGAGCCGGACCAGGCCGCCGCCGGTGCGGTCACGCCGTTGCTGCTGCTGCTTGGCGCGCGCGCCGAACCGGGCACTGCCTGCGACGAGCAGGTGGTGATGGCCGCCGTCGAGCGCCTGCTGGATGAAGACGTCAGCCTGGACGTGCGCGATCCGCGCGGCTTCGGCCCGCTGCACCTGGCCGCCCTGCACGGGTTGCCGCTGCTGGTGCAGCGCCTGCTGCGCGCCGGTGCCGACCCGGAAGCGCGCGATGGCTTGAACCGCAGCCCGCGCGAGATCGCGGTGATGCGCGGCTTCATCGACGTCGCCGCCGAGTTCGAGCCGCGCGTGCCGGGTGTCTCTTCGATGGCCAGGTTCCTGCGCGACAACGGCTGA
- a CDS encoding YcgL domain-containing protein, with protein sequence MHAYVYKSQLKPDTYVYLARRDDFSALPAPLSASLGPLVFVLDVTLDAERRLAQADPAKVRSELTERGFYLQVPPSVSSMMLRHYD encoded by the coding sequence ATGCACGCCTACGTCTATAAAAGCCAACTCAAGCCGGACACCTACGTCTATCTCGCCCGACGCGATGACTTCAGCGCTTTGCCTGCGCCGCTGTCGGCGTCGTTGGGTCCGCTCGTCTTCGTGCTGGACGTGACCCTGGACGCGGAGCGCCGGCTGGCCCAGGCCGACCCGGCCAAGGTGCGCAGCGAACTGACCGAGCGCGGGTTCTACCTGCAGGTGCCGCCGTCGGTGAGCAGCATGATGCTGCGCCACTATGACTGA
- a CDS encoding beta-ketoacyl-ACP synthase: MAADRRVVVTGAAAISPLGHDWPTIQAHLRSCRNAVRSMPEWDVYAGLNTKLAAPAQDYELPPNYNRKTTRSMGKVAIMSVRATEVALREAGLFEHPVLRSGRTGVAYGSSSGSHEATGEFGRMLHEFTTDGISATTYLKMMSHTAPVNIGVFFGLSGRVYTTSSACTSGSQGVGAGYEAIRSGKQTVMVAGGAEQLDATAAAVFDTLFATSTRNDAPHTTPRPFDAGRDGLVLGEGACTLILEDLEHAQARGATILAEIVGYGTNSDGQHVTQPSADTMAQAMRLALEDAGLQPAQIDYVNAHGTATDHGDIAETQATAQVFGSRVPISSLKSYVGHMLGGCGAFEAWMSIEMMRAGWFAPTLNLVEVDPRCGQLDFITGQGRELQAEYVMSNNFAFGGINTSLVFRRWSA; encoded by the coding sequence ATGGCCGCCGATCGTCGCGTGGTGGTCACCGGTGCTGCCGCCATCAGTCCGCTCGGCCACGACTGGCCGACCATCCAGGCCCATCTGCGCAGCTGCCGCAATGCGGTGCGTTCGATGCCGGAATGGGATGTGTACGCGGGCCTGAACACCAAGCTTGCCGCGCCGGCGCAGGACTACGAGCTGCCGCCGAACTACAACCGCAAGACCACCCGCTCGATGGGCAAGGTGGCGATCATGTCGGTGCGCGCCACCGAGGTCGCCCTGCGTGAGGCGGGCCTGTTCGAGCACCCGGTGCTGCGCAGTGGCCGTACCGGCGTGGCCTATGGCTCGTCGTCGGGCAGCCACGAAGCCACCGGCGAATTCGGCCGCATGCTGCATGAGTTCACCACCGACGGCATCAGCGCCACCACCTACCTGAAGATGATGAGCCACACCGCGCCGGTCAACATCGGTGTGTTCTTCGGCTTGTCCGGGCGTGTCTACACCACTTCCAGCGCCTGTACGTCGGGCAGCCAGGGCGTGGGCGCCGGCTATGAAGCGATCCGCAGCGGCAAGCAGACGGTGATGGTGGCCGGTGGTGCCGAACAGCTCGACGCCACGGCTGCGGCGGTGTTCGACACCCTGTTTGCCACCAGCACGCGCAACGACGCACCGCACACCACCCCGCGCCCGTTCGATGCCGGCCGCGATGGCCTGGTGCTGGGCGAGGGCGCCTGCACGCTGATCCTGGAGGATCTGGAACACGCGCAGGCACGCGGCGCGACCATCCTCGCCGAGATCGTCGGTTACGGCACCAACAGCGACGGCCAGCACGTCACCCAGCCCAGCGCCGATACCATGGCCCAGGCCATGCGCCTGGCGCTGGAAGACGCCGGTCTGCAGCCGGCGCAGATCGACTACGTGAACGCCCATGGCACCGCCACCGACCACGGCGACATCGCCGAGACCCAGGCCACTGCCCAGGTGTTCGGCAGCCGCGTGCCGATCAGCTCGTTGAAGAGCTACGTCGGCCACATGCTGGGCGGTTGCGGCGCGTTCGAAGCCTGGATGAGCATCGAAATGATGCGCGCCGGCTGGTTCGCGCCCACCCTGAACCTGGTCGAGGTGGACCCGCGTTGCGGCCAGCTCGACTTCATCACCGGGCAAGGCCGCGAGCTGCAGGCCGAGTACGTGATGAGCAACAACTTCGCCTTCGGCGGCATCAACACCTCGCTGGTGTTCCGCCGCTGGAGCGCGTGA
- a CDS encoding 3-ketoacyl-ACP reductase FabG2: MTGNPSVLVTGASRGIGRAIALRIARDGFDVVVHCRSRVEEAQAVADEIQALGRQARVLAFDVADRAAARAALEADVEAHGAYYGVVCNAGIARDGAFPALSEDDWDQVIHTNLDGFYNVLHPLIMPMVRRRKPGRIVTLSSVSGVAGNRGQVNYSAAKAGIIGASKALALELASRQITVNCVAPGLIETDMLNEEVVEHALKLIPAGRVGRPEEVAATVAFLLSEPAGYITRQVISVNGGMI; encoded by the coding sequence ATGACAGGGAATCCAAGCGTGCTGGTGACCGGCGCGAGCCGGGGCATCGGCCGGGCCATTGCGCTGCGTATCGCGCGCGATGGCTTCGACGTGGTGGTGCATTGCCGCAGCCGTGTGGAAGAAGCACAGGCGGTGGCCGACGAGATCCAGGCGCTGGGCCGGCAGGCGCGCGTGCTGGCCTTCGACGTGGCCGACCGTGCTGCCGCGCGTGCTGCGCTGGAGGCTGACGTGGAGGCACATGGCGCCTATTACGGCGTGGTGTGCAATGCCGGCATCGCCCGTGACGGCGCGTTCCCGGCATTGTCCGAGGACGACTGGGACCAGGTGATCCACACCAACCTGGACGGTTTCTACAACGTGCTGCATCCGCTGATCATGCCGATGGTGCGGCGGCGCAAGCCGGGCCGCATCGTCACCCTGTCCTCGGTGTCGGGCGTGGCCGGCAACCGTGGCCAGGTCAATTACAGTGCGGCCAAGGCCGGCATCATCGGTGCCAGCAAGGCATTGGCGCTGGAACTGGCCAGCCGCCAGATCACCGTCAACTGCGTGGCGCCGGGCCTGATCGAGACCGACATGCTCAACGAAGAAGTGGTCGAACACGCATTGAAGCTGATCCCGGCCGGCCGCGTCGGCCGTCCCGAGGAAGTGGCGGCCACGGTCGCGTTCCTGCTGTCCGAGCCGGCCGGCTACATCACCCGCCAGGTGATCTCGGTCAACGGAGGGATGATCTGA
- a CDS encoding hotdog family protein: MNMPLYAIEEVVPHRQDMCLLDRILRWDQDGIEAELVVPEAGLFIEDGAVPAWVGIEYMAQAIAAWAGCRARTAGNPPQLGFLLGSRRYTSTRSSFPSGTRLQVQARCELLGDNGLGMFACRILAGEEEWAVANVSVFEPADSMAYLESGQA, from the coding sequence ATGAACATGCCGCTGTATGCCATCGAAGAGGTGGTGCCGCACCGCCAGGACATGTGCCTGCTGGACCGCATCCTGCGCTGGGACCAGGACGGCATCGAGGCGGAACTGGTGGTGCCCGAGGCCGGCCTGTTCATCGAAGACGGTGCGGTCCCGGCATGGGTCGGCATCGAATACATGGCCCAGGCCATCGCTGCCTGGGCCGGCTGCCGCGCACGCACGGCCGGCAACCCGCCGCAGCTGGGCTTCCTGCTTGGCAGCCGGCGCTATACCAGCACGCGCAGCAGTTTCCCCAGTGGCACCCGCCTGCAGGTACAGGCGCGTTGCGAGCTGTTGGGCGACAATGGATTAGGGATGTTCGCCTGCCGCATCCTGGCAGGCGAAGAAGAATGGGCGGTTGCCAACGTGTCGGTGTTCGAACCGGCCGACTCGATGGCCTATCTGGAGAGTGGACAGGCATGA
- a CDS encoding beta-ketoacyl-[acyl-carrier-protein] synthase family protein produces the protein MKSAPIFLNDLGVVCALGEGRTAVAAALFADAPGGLSDNASLLPGRTLALGEVHSPLPTLEELPVSLRGRNNALLDVALAQIAPAVADAINRYGAERVAVVLGTSTSGIGESEQALRTRAEHGHWPEGFDYAQQEMGTAAQFVRERSGALGPAWTLSTACSSSAKALMSAARMLRSGIVDAVIAGGADSLCRFTVAGFSALESVSAVRCNPFSQHRCGINIGEGAALFLLTRDAGPVSLAGWGESADAHHMSAPDPQGLGAIDALQQALQRAGWAPSEVDYVNLHGTATGHNDAMESHAVAQVLGTAVPASSTKPLTGHTLGASGAIEAALCWILLAENPQQQLPPHWWDGVADPALPALPLVAPATFLQQLPRRVLSNSFAFGGSNAVLALERR, from the coding sequence ATGAAGAGCGCTCCCATTTTCCTGAACGACCTCGGCGTGGTCTGCGCGTTGGGCGAGGGCCGCACCGCGGTGGCTGCTGCGCTGTTTGCCGATGCGCCCGGCGGCCTGAGCGACAACGCCAGCCTGCTGCCGGGTCGCACCCTCGCGCTGGGCGAAGTGCACAGCCCGCTGCCGACGCTGGAAGAACTGCCGGTGTCCCTGCGTGGCCGCAACAATGCTCTGCTGGACGTGGCACTGGCGCAGATCGCGCCGGCCGTTGCCGATGCCATCAACCGTTACGGCGCCGAGCGTGTGGCGGTGGTGCTGGGCACCAGCACCTCGGGCATCGGTGAATCCGAACAGGCGCTGCGTACCCGCGCCGAACACGGCCATTGGCCTGAAGGGTTCGACTACGCACAGCAGGAAATGGGCACCGCCGCGCAGTTCGTGCGTGAGCGCAGCGGTGCGCTGGGCCCGGCCTGGACGCTGTCCACGGCCTGTTCGTCCAGCGCCAAGGCGTTGATGTCGGCCGCGCGCATGCTGCGTTCGGGCATCGTCGATGCGGTCATCGCCGGTGGTGCCGATTCCCTGTGCCGGTTCACCGTCGCCGGGTTCAGCGCGCTGGAATCGGTCTCCGCAGTGCGCTGCAATCCGTTCTCGCAGCATCGCTGCGGGATCAACATCGGCGAGGGCGCCGCGCTGTTCCTGCTGACCCGCGATGCAGGCCCGGTCAGCCTGGCGGGGTGGGGTGAGTCGGCCGACGCGCACCATATGTCGGCACCGGACCCGCAGGGTCTGGGTGCCATCGATGCCCTGCAGCAGGCGTTGCAGCGTGCTGGCTGGGCACCTTCGGAAGTGGATTACGTGAACCTGCATGGCACCGCGACAGGCCACAACGACGCCATGGAAAGCCACGCCGTGGCGCAGGTGCTGGGCACCGCCGTGCCGGCCAGTTCGACCAAGCCACTGACCGGCCACACGCTGGGTGCGTCCGGTGCGATCGAAGCGGCGCTGTGCTGGATCCTGCTGGCCGAGAATCCGCAGCAGCAGCTGCCGCCGCACTGGTGGGACGGCGTGGCCGATCCGGCGCTGCCGGCGTTGCCGCTGGTAGCCCCGGCGACCTTCCTGCAGCAGCTGCCGCGGCGGGTGCTGAGCAATTCGTTCGCCTTCGGCGGCAGCAATGCCGTGCTGGCACTGGAGCGCCGATGA
- a CDS encoding DUF3261 domain-containing protein: protein MQRLIVRLSAVLLCLLLAACASRMPRPLVDLPPLRLAPSSLPAPLALQQQLHFRFGSHERDLDALLEADAQQVRLAVQAMGQTGVRLQWDGQQLTQQRAPWLPPQVRAERVLDDLQFALWPTDAIAAALPAGWQVSDDGRQRSLSRDGTVWLQLQRLGDGSVQLDNRAEGYTLRIESIDMAGQE, encoded by the coding sequence GTGCAGCGCCTGATCGTCCGCCTCTCCGCGGTCCTGCTGTGCCTGCTGCTGGCCGCCTGTGCCAGCCGCATGCCGCGGCCGCTGGTCGACCTGCCGCCGCTGCGGCTGGCACCGTCCAGCCTGCCGGCGCCGTTGGCCCTGCAGCAGCAGCTGCACTTCCGCTTCGGCAGCCACGAGCGTGATCTGGATGCGCTGCTGGAAGCCGATGCGCAGCAGGTGCGGCTGGCCGTGCAGGCGATGGGCCAGACCGGCGTGCGCCTGCAGTGGGACGGCCAGCAGCTGACCCAGCAGCGTGCACCGTGGCTGCCGCCACAGGTACGTGCCGAACGCGTACTGGATGACCTGCAGTTCGCGCTGTGGCCGACGGACGCCATTGCCGCCGCGCTGCCGGCCGGCTGGCAGGTGAGCGACGACGGCCGCCAGCGCAGCCTGTCCCGCGACGGCACCGTGTGGCTGCAGCTGCAGCGCCTGGGCGATGGCAGCGTGCAGCTGGACAACCGCGCCGAGGGCTACACCCTGCGCATCGAATCGATCGACATGGCCGGCCAGGAATGA
- a CDS encoding NAD(P)/FAD-dependent oxidoreductase has translation MTTAVDAADSSRHEDVERTEILIIGAGPAGSVAAAMLRQQGRKVLMLERQQFPRFSIGESLLPQSMEYIEAAGLLQDVVEAGFQYKNGAAFVHGKARTAFDFRKKFSPGWGTTYQVQRADFDNVLARGAERMGATLRFGDEVLSVEPGEQPLVSVRRPDGSEYRIEADFILDASGFARLLPRLLDLESPSNFPVRGAIFCHVRDNIPAEAEFDRNKILITTHPEHIDVWYWTIPFSNGCCSLGVVAEPSFFERYEGDDLQKLQAIVGEDPNLTSLLANAEWAVLPVRRITGYSANVSSLWGPGYALLGNAGEFLDPVFSSGVTIAFKSAQLASECLKRRYAGETVDWESEFSIPLRAGVKTFRRFVESWYQGGFQKIIYHPDQQPQVRDMISSILAGYAWDTNNPYVADDSGRRMRVLEELCSA, from the coding sequence ATGACTACTGCTGTGGATGCCGCTGATTCTTCCCGCCACGAAGACGTGGAACGTACCGAGATCCTGATCATCGGCGCCGGCCCGGCCGGTTCGGTGGCCGCGGCGATGCTGCGCCAACAGGGCCGCAAGGTGCTGATGCTGGAGCGCCAGCAGTTCCCGCGCTTCTCCATCGGCGAGAGCCTGCTGCCGCAGAGCATGGAATACATCGAAGCGGCCGGCCTGCTGCAGGACGTGGTCGAGGCAGGCTTCCAGTACAAGAACGGCGCGGCCTTCGTGCACGGGAAAGCGCGCACCGCGTTCGACTTCAGGAAGAAGTTCTCACCGGGCTGGGGCACCACCTACCAGGTGCAGCGCGCCGACTTCGACAACGTGCTGGCGCGCGGCGCCGAGCGCATGGGCGCGACCCTGCGCTTCGGTGACGAAGTGCTGTCCGTCGAGCCGGGCGAGCAGCCGCTGGTGAGCGTGCGCCGCCCCGATGGCAGCGAGTACCGCATCGAAGCCGATTTCATCCTCGACGCCTCTGGCTTCGCGCGCCTGCTGCCACGCCTGCTGGACCTGGAATCACCGTCCAACTTCCCGGTGCGCGGCGCGATCTTCTGCCACGTGCGCGACAACATCCCGGCCGAAGCGGAATTCGACCGCAACAAGATCCTGATCACCACCCATCCCGAGCACATCGACGTCTGGTACTGGACGATTCCGTTCTCCAACGGCTGCTGCTCGCTGGGCGTGGTCGCCGAGCCATCGTTCTTCGAGCGCTACGAAGGCGACGACCTGCAGAAGCTGCAGGCCATCGTCGGCGAGGATCCGAACCTGACCTCGCTGCTGGCCAATGCCGAATGGGCGGTGCTGCCGGTGCGCCGCATCACCGGCTATTCGGCCAATGTCAGCTCGCTGTGGGGCCCGGGCTATGCGCTGCTGGGCAACGCCGGTGAGTTCCTCGACCCGGTGTTCTCCTCCGGCGTCACCATCGCGTTCAAGTCGGCGCAGCTGGCCAGCGAATGCCTGAAGCGCCGTTACGCGGGCGAGACCGTGGACTGGGAAAGCGAATTCTCGATTCCGCTGCGTGCCGGTGTGAAAACCTTCCGCCGCTTCGTCGAAAGCTGGTACCAGGGCGGCTTCCAGAAGATCATCTACCACCCCGACCAGCAGCCGCAGGTACGCGACATGATCAGCTCCATCCTGGCCGGCTACGCCTGGGACACCAACAATCCGTATGTGGCCGACGACAGTGGCCGTCGCATGCGCGTGCTGGAGGAACTGTGCAGCGCCTGA